In Fusarium poae strain DAOMC 252244 chromosome Unknown contig_1, whole genome shotgun sequence, the following are encoded in one genomic region:
- a CDS encoding uncharacterized protein (TransMembrane:11 (i37-55o75-95i107-126o138-159i171-189o201-223i272-293o313-330i337-358o364-384i396-419o)), whose protein sequence is MDRPSIGDSSSKVDMEASHHQKSEYIESLQKRIIRRIDFRLLPILGVMYSISIIDRSNLGYAMVAGMDEDLALTIGNRYTIIVMVFFVAYIIFEIPSNITLPKAGPANWLSFLGIGFGAVLIGMGFTHSWGTLALCRALLGILEAGFLPGCTYLITCWYTRYEVGKRLSGFWIVSVLAGAFSAIFAYALSLIGGQAGLAGWRWIFIIEGTITVCFCILGRFLIIDFPAQAKRFLKAEERDFVIARLNLDRGDAEEDEVTFSKILFHLRDWRLYIWTFNMIATTLPGYAYSYFLPIILREGMGFSVTQSQLLSAPPYVLAACFVCLLAWFSDRQHLRGPIIAALQIITAVGMIITVYGGSNGARYFGAFLSMGALQPCVPLILTFQANNITSHSKRAVASATCLIGGDIGGILAGVAFMARESPYYKTGMKFSSTIATTSALLATVSAGPIAYGACQAGCAGVVMACYNAAGFTWGATVGVTAPASIIACNAAFGKCSAACAAVALGAPTP, encoded by the exons ATGGATCGTCCATCAATCGGTGACTCGTCGTCGAAAGTCGACATGGAAGCCAGCCACCACCAAAAGTCTGAGTATATTGAAAGTCTTCAG AAGAGAATCAT TCGCAGGATCGATTTTCGACTCCTCCCCATCCTGGGAGTTATGTACTCTATCTCCATCATTGACCGTTCGAACTTGGGATACGCTATGGTCGCGGGCATGGACGAAGACCTTGCCCTCACCATTGGCAACCGATACACAATCATCGTCATGGTCTTCTTCGTGGCCTACAT tatttttgaGATTCCCAGC AACATTACTCTCCCCAAGGCCGGCCCTGCTAACTGGCTCTCCTTCCTCGGCATTGGATTTGGCGCCGTCTTGATCGGCATGGGTTTCACTCACAGCTGGGGTACCCTGGCCCTCTGCCGTGCGCTTCTCGGTATTCTAGAGGCGGGATTCCTTCCAG GTTGCACCTATCTCATCACTTGCTGGTACACTCGCTACGAGGTGGGCAAGAGGCTCTCCGGATTCTGGATTGTCTCCGTTCTTGCAGGTGCCTTCTCTGCCATCTTCGCATATGCTCTTTCTCTTATTGGAGGCCAAGCTGGCCTGGCGGGTTGGCGAT GGATCTTCATCATTGAAGGTACCATTACCGTCTGCTTTTGCATTCTCGGTCGGTTCCTCATCATAGACTTCCCTGCTCAGGCCAAGAGATTCCTCAAGGCCGAGGAGCGGGACTTTGTTATCGCGAGACTTAACTTGGACCGTGGCGATGCCGAGGAGGATGAAGTCACCTTCAGCAAAATTCTATTCCACCTCCGGGACTGGCGCCTCTACATTTGGACCTTCAACATGATTGCCACGACGTTACCTGGCTATGCTTATTCCTACTTCCTTCCCATAATCCTCAGAGAGGGCATGGGCTTTAGCGTCACGCAATCACAACTCCTCAGCGCTCCGCCATATGTTCTAGCGGCCTGTTTTGTTTGCCTTCTGGCATGGTTCAGCGACCGGCAGCATCTTCGAGGACCCATTATCGCTGCGCTACAAATTATCACGGCCGTTGGTATGATCATCACCGTCTATGGAGGCTCTAACGGTGCCCGCTATTTTGGAGCTTTTCTCA GCATGGGAGCGCTGCAACCTTGCGTGCCGCTTATCCTTACATTCCAAGCCAACAATATCACGTCCCACTCGAAGCGAGCTGTTGCATCAGCAACCTGCTTGATCGGGGGAGACATTGGCGGCATCCTTGCAGGCGTTGCCTTTATGGCTCGTGAGAGCCCTTACTACAAA ACCGGT ATGAAGTTTTCCTCCACCATCGCCACCACTTCTGCTCTTCTGGCTACGGTCTCCGCAGGCCCTATCGCCTACGGAGCATGCCAAGCTGGCTGCGCCGGTGTCGTCATGGCATGCTACAACGCAGCTGGGTTTACTTGGGGAGCTACTGTGGGAGTTACAGCTCCAGCATCGATTATCGCTTGCAACGCTGCGTTTGGGAAGTGCTCTGCAGCATGCGCTGCTGTAGCGCTCGGTGCCCCTACACCTTGA
- a CDS encoding uncharacterized protein (TransMembrane:2 (o19-41i53-77o)): MAITGSESAEDAQENRGPIAIAVAIVMMVLAILLIGSRLWSRRSIQAMGKDDLTAVIALFFIIGTSASVIAMTQYGLGLHIWTLSDDTLVLYFR; encoded by the exons ATGGCTATCACTGGCAGTGAATCTGCCGAAGATGCCCAAGAAAACAGGGGTCCAATTGCCATTGCAGTGGCTATCGTTATGATGGTTTTAGCAATTCTACTCATTGGTTCACGACTGTGGTCTCGTCGGTCCATTCAAGCAATGGGAAAGGATGACTTGACCGCTGTTATTGCTTTG TTTTTCATCATTGGGACTAGTGCGTCGGTCATAGCCA TGACTCAATACGGACTTGGCCTACACATCTGGACATTATCTGACGATACCTTGGTCTTGTACTTCCGA TGA